In Pseudomonas poae, a single genomic region encodes these proteins:
- a CDS encoding radical SAM protein, which yields MIVDRQGRRFRNLRISLTSACNYACTYCVPNGKRLVAAQDELSAEAMARGVAYLIEAAGIERLRITGGEPLVSPKLEAFMGAVGQMGLSDISLTTNGQLLARKLPLLVDAGIKRINVSLDTLDADAFRSIARGGDLATVLGGMDQARAAGIKIKVNMVPLRGQNLDQVMPLLDYCLERGYELRFIELMRMGHLAKDSNAFLQQFVSLQQLLSLIGEHHEYLQANAPVDATAVRYEVPGKGYFGVIANESVPFCRTCSRLRLSSTGWLHGCLSSSNRHYVGDLLDLPRHQALPALQGLLMKALGDKQEVAFSGGATIMKIIGG from the coding sequence ATGATCGTTGATCGTCAAGGCAGGCGTTTTCGCAATTTGCGGATCAGCCTGACCTCAGCCTGCAATTATGCGTGTACCTACTGCGTGCCCAACGGCAAGCGGCTGGTGGCTGCCCAGGACGAACTCTCGGCCGAGGCCATGGCCCGTGGTGTGGCCTATCTGATTGAGGCGGCCGGTATCGAGCGCCTGCGTATCACCGGCGGTGAGCCGCTGGTCAGCCCAAAACTGGAAGCCTTCATGGGCGCCGTTGGTCAGATGGGGCTCAGTGATATCAGCCTGACCACCAACGGCCAACTGCTTGCACGCAAGTTGCCGTTGCTGGTGGATGCCGGGATCAAACGCATCAACGTTTCCCTCGACACCCTGGACGCCGACGCCTTCCGCAGCATCGCCCGTGGCGGCGACTTGGCCACCGTGCTCGGCGGCATGGACCAGGCCCGCGCTGCCGGGATCAAGATCAAGGTCAATATGGTGCCACTGCGCGGCCAGAATCTGGACCAGGTAATGCCGTTGCTGGATTACTGCCTGGAGCGCGGCTACGAATTGCGGTTTATCGAGTTGATGCGCATGGGCCACCTGGCCAAGGACTCCAACGCGTTTCTGCAGCAATTTGTCAGCCTGCAGCAGCTACTCAGCCTGATCGGCGAACACCACGAGTACCTGCAAGCCAACGCTCCTGTGGACGCGACGGCGGTGCGCTACGAAGTGCCGGGCAAAGGCTACTTCGGGGTGATCGCTAACGAGAGCGTACCGTTCTGCCGTACCTGTTCGCGGCTGCGCTTGTCTTCCACGGGTTGGTTGCATGGGTGCTTGTCGTCGAGCAATCGTCATTACGTCGGTGACTTGCTGGACCTGCCGCGACACCAGGCATTGCCTGCCCTGCAAGGTCTGTTGATGAAAGCCTTGGGCGACAAACAGGAAGTCGCGTTTTCGGGTGGCGCTACCATCATGAAGATCATCGGC